One Rhea pennata isolate bPtePen1 chromosome 15, bPtePen1.pri, whole genome shotgun sequence genomic window, CCCGGGGAGGAGGCtgagccgccgcggcgctggtCCGTGGGGACCCGGCGCTGCGGGTGCGCAACGTTCCAGCTGGCACGGAGCGATGGGCAGAGGCtcggccgcggggctcggccgTGACACGGGTGCTGAGCCCCAGCGTGTGCGTCGGTGCGTGCAAGCGCACGCGCCTGTGCTGGGGATGCGGGAAAGCAGGTGGGACCGCGGGTGGGACCCGTCCTGCGGGCACCTGCCTGGCGCCTGCGCCAGCCGCCCGGCCCAGGCGCGCGGGGCTGGGAAGTGGCAGGAAGTGCTAAGCAGGCTGGAAACGTCTTGtaataatttaaatgaatttatctGCGCCTCCAAGAGACTGCAGCTCAGAAGCTAATCTGTGGCCCAGATGTTATTTTAGCAAACATGCTGCGGATCCTTATCTGCGCGGCAGTTCGTACAGTGCATTTGTCGGTCAGCAGTAAATCAAAGTTGCTCTTTAATGCGGTTACAAGGCTACAGCAGAGACAGCAAATGGCACGAACCGGGTGCTGCGCTCTCCCCGCCGCGGTGCCCGGGCCGGTGCATCCGGCTCTGGCGGCGGCTCCGAACGCCGCAGCTGCGTTACCTCCCCGGCAGGACGCCAGCGCAAGGGCAGATAATCCCGGCGGCCCCGGACGGGGGCTGCGGCCACGGGGCTGCGGCCCGGGAGCATCGCGCGCTGCCgagcagcagctttgctggtgctcgggctctgcccggtagcagcgccgcggccgcgcgtgTCCAGAGGGGTGCGGGACGGTGGTCCCCAcggggccccgcgggccgggAAAGCCGCGGGGACGGCCGCGCGGGGAGGATGCGGGGCTGCGACCGCGCCGGGCGGCGACTGCCTCCCAGCTTGTGTCTCCCCAGGAACCTTCCGCGGCGTCTGCAAGAAAATCGACCACTTCCCCGAGGACGCGGACTACGAGCAAGACACGGCCGAGTACCTGCTCCGTAAGTCTGCATCGGCCGCACGCGCCCGTCGGCGGGGAGGCGTGCGCCGAGGGACGCTCGCGCACGGCGGGCGCGCGGTGGGCGCCGCGGCCTCCGGCGCACGGGTCCGTGGGGTGtggggggcggccgcggcccccgtcGCCCGTGGCGGTCGCTCCCGCGCCAGATCCCTCCGATCGCCCTGGCTTGCACCTGCTTGCGCGGAGCCGCCAGCGCCGCTCACCCGTCGAGGAGGGGCACGTGCCTACTGGAAGCGCTTTGTAATTTTAGTAGATTAGCTTTTAAGTTCTTCTCCCACCCCCTCCCACATTTACAATGAAAAGTCTATTTTCAAGCCCCCAGAATGGCATTTTAAtgcagctgctctgcatttCGGAGCTTTTAGTAAAGGCCCTGATAGAAGAGATGGGAGCCCAAACCGAGGCGCAAGGCATCTCCAGCACCTTTGCCTTAGCAGCAAGTCAGGATTTGCTGAATTAATCACCTTTCAAGTCATTTGGGGAGCCTGGACGTCTCCTAGGCCGGCGGGAGCAGAGGCCCGTCCTGGGACAGCGGCTCCCTGGCGAGCAGGGACGCCCGGCGGGAGCTGGCCCCGCGGACACGGGGACGGAGCCCGGGAGGAAAAACCCTCCCGATGTGTTAGCTTGTGCATTGCTGACTTTCACCCAGCCACAACGGCTCCGGGGTCTCGGCGCTCGTGCTCGGCGGTGCTGCCCCTCGCGGGCTCTTGCGGCCAGCGCCATGACCGGCGTCGCTGGTGCGGGTTGGGAAGCACCAACAGCGCTGGAGTTTTCCCTCAGCCCCCGGGTGCCTGGAAACAGGCGAATAGTCAGCAGAGGAAGGTGATGGGGTTTCTTAAGGAGAAGGCGAATTGCTACTTCTCCTAGCTATGTGacagagctggaaaaataattccttgAAATCggctgggaaaaagaaaggcaaaatttgGAGGCGGGCTCGGCCCGGCTGGGCAGGGAGCCGCCCCGACGCCGCCTGCTCCTTCCCCAGGCGCCGTGAGAGCCTCCAGCATCTTCCCCATCCTCAGCGTGGGCTTGCTGTTCTTCGGGGGCCTCTGCGTGGCGGCCAGCGAGTTCTACAAGAGCAAGCACAACGTCATCCTCAGCGCCGGCATCTTCTTCGTGTCCGCAGGTGGgtgggcgccgcggggccggctgcTCCCGCGCTGCTCCGCGAGAGCGAAGTCGGTTCATTAAGCGATGCAGGGAGGCATCGGCGCCCCGGAGCCGCGCTGCGTCGGCCGCGTCCCCCGCGCTCTGCAGCGCTGCGAAGCGCCCGAGACGGCCCTCTGCCAAagcgagcggcggccgcggctcccgcccccgcggcggcctGAGCCCCTCCGCGCCTCTCGCCCTCCCCCAGGTCTCAGCAACATCATCGGGATCATCGTGTACATCTCGGCAAACGCCGGGGACCCGGGCCAGAGCGACTCCAAGAAGAGCTACTCCTACGGCTGGTCCTTCTACTTCGGCGCGCTGTCCTTCATCATCGCCGAGATGGTGGGGGTCATCGCCGTGCACATGTACATCGAGAAGCACCGCCAGATCCGCGCCAAGTCCCACGCGGAGCTGCTGAAGAAGTCGGCCTTCACGCGCCTCCCCACCTACCGGTATCGCTTCCGCCGGCGGTCCAGCTCCCGCTCCACCGAGCCCCGGTCCCGGGACATGTCGCCAGCGAGCAAAGGGTTCGGCACCATCCCGTCCACCGACATCTCCATGTTCACCCTCTCCAGGGATCCCTCCAAGGTCACCATGGGGACGCTGCTCAACTCGGAGCGGGACCACAGTTTTTTACAGGTCCATAACTCCATCCCCAAAGAGTTCAAGGAGTCTTTGCACAACAACCCGGCCAACAGACGAACGACGCCGGTCTGAGGCCCTGTGCGGAGGCGTCGTGTCAGGCTGCATGCCGTGATCCTCGTGACGGTGTAACCAGTGAAACCCCGTTTTTAAGGACAAGCCCAGATGGCTCCGCGCCCCTGCGCCCCGCGGGAGCGCCGCTCGCCGGGCCAGGCCGCCGTgtccgcggggcgccggcggctcccgctcTTCCCCTCCTCCGGGGGGgtggcggcggctccgcgggggctCCCTGCCCGCGGTGGAGACGGACGGGGGGTTTCCAACACCACCTGGGACAGTGGCTTCCCCAGGCCACCACATTCCTGTTGATAATAACCGCCGTGTTACCTTAGCTGTATGTCCCAACGGAAATGCTGGCGACAGCCCTATCTGTGAGAATCCTTAATCCGGTAGTCACCTTTATGCGAAATTGCCTACAAGTCCGGAGTAAG contains:
- the CACNG3 gene encoding voltage-dependent calcium channel gamma-3 subunit, with protein sequence MRMCDRGVQMLITTVGAFAAFSLMTIAVGTDYWLYSRGVCRTKSTSDNDTSRKNEEVMTHSGLWRTCCLEGTFRGVCKKIDHFPEDADYEQDTAEYLLRAVRASSIFPILSVGLLFFGGLCVAASEFYKSKHNVILSAGIFFVSAGLSNIIGIIVYISANAGDPGQSDSKKSYSYGWSFYFGALSFIIAEMVGVIAVHMYIEKHRQIRAKSHAELLKKSAFTRLPTYRYRFRRRSSSRSTEPRSRDMSPASKGFGTIPSTDISMFTLSRDPSKVTMGTLLNSERDHSFLQVHNSIPKEFKESLHNNPANRRTTPV